In one Steroidobacteraceae bacterium genomic region, the following are encoded:
- a CDS encoding nuclease-related domain-containing protein translates to MNLLESIVADRDPLLIGLGVAGIIVLVAAAGIIWRWHRHRRALRRLEQSLSDISFEYRRNVAISDGADTLLHIDYLLLTPRGVVLVDLRDVRGNIFGGDQMTQWTVMHPRSRSTFENPQGALLDRIAAVKRVAADLSVEGRIVFGDGARFPKGVPSNTLLLGGLTADLPVVDRQALRGIHEAFAPAWQNLLEALQPSPLRKPRAVVS, encoded by the coding sequence ATGAATCTACTTGAATCCATCGTGGCCGACAGAGATCCGCTGCTGATCGGCCTCGGTGTCGCCGGCATCATCGTCCTGGTTGCCGCAGCCGGGATCATCTGGCGCTGGCACAGGCATCGTAGGGCGTTGCGGCGGCTCGAGCAGTCACTTTCGGATATCTCGTTCGAGTATCGGCGCAACGTTGCCATCTCGGATGGCGCTGACACACTGCTGCACATCGACTATCTGCTGCTAACGCCGCGTGGAGTGGTGTTGGTCGATTTGCGTGATGTCAGAGGCAATATCTTCGGTGGCGATCAGATGACGCAGTGGACGGTCATGCACCCGCGTAGCCGCAGCACCTTCGAGAACCCTCAGGGAGCGTTGCTCGACAGAATTGCGGCTGTCAAACGCGTTGCGGCGGATTTGTCGGTCGAGGGGCGTATCGTATTCGGTGACGGTGCACGCTTTCCAAAAGGAGTCCCGTCTAATACCTTGCTGTTGGGCGGATTGACGGCCGATCTGCCGGTCGTCGACCGGCAGGCATTGCGGGGCATCCATGAAGCGTTCGCGCCTGCGTGGCAGAACCTGCTGGAAGCATTGCAGCCAAGCCCGTTACGCAAACCGCGCGCGGTCGTCAGCTAG
- the thrC gene encoding threonine synthase, producing the protein MKYRSTRSPRPQISLSAALAQGLAPDGGLYVPVEWPHWSQDALLADALVPIATTMMRPFAAGDVLETSLETICGAAFNFPCPLTTVTADGALSVLELFHGPTAAFKDFGARFLAASLATLRRPTDPPLTILVATSGDTGGAVAAAFHRRPGFNVVVLFPQGRVSPAQQLQLTCWGDNVLGVAVRGDFDDCQALVKAAFRDSDLALRLHLSSANSINLGRLLPQMAYYAWASVHHWRQFETKLSFIVPSGNLGNAMACVWARQIGLPIADIIIAQNANRSVVDFLDTGEWRPRPTIATLASAMDSGNPSNMERLLDLTPSASDMRKALSACTVSDEQIRQRIRHDFAEYGRIWCPHTATAAEVYAQLEPPRRKRPWAIVSTAHPAKFPEIVEPLIDSTIKLPPALAALADRATHYEVMSPEIESLRAILGSLAG; encoded by the coding sequence ATGAAGTACCGCAGCACCCGCAGTCCTCGGCCGCAAATTTCCTTGTCCGCCGCGCTGGCCCAGGGCCTTGCGCCCGATGGCGGGCTTTACGTGCCCGTCGAGTGGCCACATTGGTCGCAGGACGCGTTGCTCGCCGACGCCCTCGTGCCCATTGCAACCACGATGATGCGGCCGTTCGCCGCAGGCGATGTGCTGGAAACATCCCTCGAAACGATTTGCGGCGCCGCCTTCAATTTTCCATGTCCACTGACCACGGTCACTGCGGATGGCGCATTGTCTGTTCTGGAGTTGTTCCACGGTCCGACTGCGGCGTTCAAGGACTTCGGCGCAAGGTTTCTGGCCGCAAGCCTCGCGACGTTGCGCCGCCCGACTGATCCACCACTGACGATTCTGGTGGCGACCTCGGGCGACACGGGTGGCGCAGTCGCAGCGGCGTTTCACCGACGGCCCGGATTCAACGTTGTCGTGCTCTTTCCGCAAGGCCGCGTCTCTCCGGCTCAGCAGCTGCAATTGACCTGCTGGGGCGATAACGTGCTCGGCGTTGCCGTGCGCGGTGATTTCGACGATTGCCAGGCGTTGGTCAAAGCCGCGTTCCGGGATTCCGACCTTGCGCTGCGCCTGCATCTGTCCTCCGCCAACAGCATCAATCTCGGGCGTTTGTTGCCGCAGATGGCGTATTACGCGTGGGCCAGCGTCCATCATTGGCGACAGTTCGAAACGAAATTGTCTTTCATAGTTCCGAGTGGCAACCTCGGTAATGCGATGGCCTGCGTGTGGGCGCGACAGATCGGTTTGCCGATCGCGGATATCATCATCGCGCAGAACGCCAATCGCAGCGTGGTCGACTTTCTGGACACCGGTGAGTGGCGACCGCGGCCCACGATTGCGACTCTGGCGTCGGCCATGGACTCCGGTAACCCCTCCAACATGGAACGGCTACTCGATCTCACGCCGTCGGCATCCGACATGCGCAAAGCCTTGAGCGCGTGCACCGTCAGCGATGAGCAGATCCGGCAGCGCATTCGCCACGATTTCGCCGAATACGGGCGCATCTGGTGCCCGCACACTGCTACCGCTGCCGAAGTTTACGCGCAACTGGAACCGCCACGGCGCAAACGACCCTGGGCTATCGTGTCGACTGCGCATCCGGCCAAGTTTCCAGAAATTGTCGAACCGCTGATTGATAGCACGATAAAATTGCCACCGGCGCTTGCTGCGCTTGCAGATCGCGCCACACACTATGAAGTCATGTCGCCTGAGATCGAGTCCCTGCGTGCAATTCTGGGATCATTGGCTGGTTGA
- a CDS encoding homoserine kinase, which translates to MIQTAQAFAPASAGNVAIGFDILGFAIDALGDTVTVNRTDTPGVEISGCSGLVEQLPTDPLQNTAGAGLVAMQRQFLPDCGMAVHIHKGIPLGSGLGGSAASAVAAVVAANALLPKSLPDIELLKFAMQGERVSSGSLHVDNISPSLFGGLVLTVGVDDPRVKRIPVPTQIRAVIVHPHIEISTRSARALLKGSVEMADFVWQTANLAGFISGCYTNDLELIREGLNDIVIERQRKALIPGFDAVRAAALDSGAIGCSISGAGPSVFAWVAADRADMVGAAMATAFTDAGLASDSWTVDLAGKGAHVISSR; encoded by the coding sequence TTGATCCAGACAGCGCAAGCATTCGCACCGGCATCGGCGGGCAACGTCGCCATAGGTTTCGATATCCTCGGCTTCGCCATCGACGCGCTCGGCGATACCGTGACAGTGAATCGCACGGATACACCAGGGGTTGAGATCAGCGGCTGCAGTGGGCTGGTCGAGCAGCTACCGACCGATCCGTTGCAGAATACTGCCGGCGCCGGTCTGGTCGCGATGCAACGGCAATTCCTGCCCGATTGCGGCATGGCCGTGCACATCCACAAGGGTATTCCTCTCGGGTCGGGGCTCGGTGGTTCAGCCGCGTCGGCTGTGGCGGCTGTAGTTGCAGCGAATGCTCTTCTTCCGAAGTCCCTGCCTGATATCGAGCTTTTGAAGTTCGCGATGCAAGGCGAACGTGTCTCATCCGGTTCGCTGCACGTCGACAATATTTCGCCGAGTCTGTTCGGCGGACTGGTTTTGACGGTCGGTGTGGACGACCCGAGAGTCAAACGCATTCCGGTGCCGACACAGATTCGGGCCGTCATCGTGCACCCGCATATCGAGATTTCAACGCGTTCCGCCCGGGCACTGCTCAAGGGCAGTGTCGAAATGGCCGACTTCGTGTGGCAGACCGCCAACCTGGCCGGGTTCATCTCGGGCTGTTATACGAACGACCTGGAGTTGATTCGCGAAGGTCTCAATGACATCGTCATCGAACGGCAGCGCAAAGCGCTGATACCCGGTTTCGACGCCGTGCGCGCTGCGGCACTCGACAGTGGTGCGATCGGTTGCTCGATTTCCGGCGCGGGCCCGAGCGTATTCGCCTGGGTCGCCGCGGATCGCGCTGACATGGTCGGCGCGGCGATGGCGACTGCGTTCACCGATGCTGGCCTGGCATCGGACTCCTGGACGGTCGACCTCGCCGGCAAGGGTGCACACGTCATCTCCTCCAGATGA
- the thrA gene encoding bifunctional aspartate kinase/homoserine dehydrogenase I: protein MSSSGPAAWVVHKFGGSSVADSECFTRVAQIVESEPQRRKAVVLSAARGVTDSLLSLVHLAEARDRSYRETLAKLRDRHSGIARSVLSENSAQRYLAALQRDLHDIESVLQTIELTRSASRSVADLIAGFGEIWSTLLFRELMLERGRFGDKVLWLDARQIIVAEWQPLGPVISWVESQSKVTAAVSDDYDGLVIMTGFIAADSRGVQTTLGRNGSDFSASILGALLRASEIQIWTDVSGVLSADPRRVPDAEVIAELTYNEAMELAYFGAKVLHPQTMAPAIERRIPIRIRNTFAPQDRGTTISDRTDGGLTVKGITSIDDVALVNIEGAGMIGVPGTAHRLFGALREEGISVILISQGSSEHSICCAVPQREAKRAVEVVRLAFERELREGQIQDVGVDEDLSILAVVGDRMAGTPGVSAKVFTALGSAAVNVRAIAQGASERNISVVIDGRAGTRALRAVHSGFYLSAHTLSIGFIGPGTVGRVLLEQMRSQQQRLRDNAHLDLRVRALAGSRRMLLDERRIDLDSWRDQYTGSSLAMDFDTFTSHVHVDHLPHAAIIDCSASSEVAGQYERWLAAGIHVITPNKKANSAPYDYYQRLQASRRASGAHYLYEATVGAGLPIMQTLRDLRETGDEVRSIEGIFSGTLAYLFNVYDGAKAFSSIVVEAKNRGFTEPDPRDDLSGTDVARKLIILGREMGLRLELADVTVESLVPTELRDVPVDEFLAHLPQHDEAMRQRYAAARAKGRVLRYVGRLDASGQASVGLVEVPAGHALANIALTDNIVRFATARYCDNPLIVQGPGAGPEVTAGGVFADLLRLSAYLGARL from the coding sequence ATGTCATCGTCTGGCCCTGCTGCCTGGGTCGTTCATAAGTTTGGCGGCTCGAGTGTCGCGGACAGCGAGTGCTTCACTCGCGTGGCGCAAATCGTCGAATCCGAACCCCAGCGGCGCAAGGCAGTCGTGCTGTCTGCGGCGCGGGGAGTAACAGACAGCCTGCTGTCGCTCGTTCACCTCGCGGAAGCGCGTGATCGTTCGTACCGGGAGACGCTTGCAAAACTGCGTGACCGACATTCCGGCATCGCCCGGTCGGTGCTGAGCGAAAACAGTGCACAACGCTACCTGGCGGCACTGCAGCGTGACCTGCACGACATCGAGTCGGTCCTGCAAACCATCGAGCTCACCCGTTCGGCTTCGCGAAGCGTTGCGGACCTGATCGCGGGTTTCGGCGAAATCTGGTCGACACTGCTATTTCGCGAACTCATGCTCGAGCGTGGCCGGTTTGGCGACAAGGTTCTGTGGCTCGATGCCAGGCAGATCATCGTCGCCGAATGGCAGCCGCTCGGACCGGTGATTTCCTGGGTGGAGTCGCAGAGCAAGGTTACTGCTGCTGTCAGCGACGACTACGACGGACTCGTCATCATGACAGGCTTCATCGCTGCGGACAGTCGCGGGGTGCAGACTACGCTCGGGCGCAATGGCAGCGATTTCTCCGCCTCGATACTCGGCGCCTTGCTGCGCGCCAGCGAAATCCAGATCTGGACCGATGTCAGCGGAGTGCTTTCTGCCGATCCGCGCAGGGTGCCGGATGCAGAGGTGATTGCCGAACTGACCTATAACGAAGCGATGGAACTCGCCTATTTCGGCGCCAAGGTCCTTCATCCCCAGACCATGGCGCCCGCCATCGAACGGCGGATCCCGATCCGCATCCGCAATACTTTCGCGCCGCAGGACAGGGGCACGACCATCAGCGATCGAACCGATGGTGGCCTGACCGTCAAAGGCATCACCTCGATCGACGATGTGGCTCTCGTCAATATAGAAGGTGCGGGGATGATCGGCGTGCCCGGCACGGCGCATCGGCTGTTCGGCGCGCTGCGCGAGGAGGGCATTTCCGTCATTTTGATCTCGCAGGGAAGCTCCGAGCACTCGATATGCTGCGCCGTACCGCAACGCGAGGCGAAACGGGCGGTCGAAGTCGTGCGGCTTGCCTTCGAGCGCGAGCTGCGCGAAGGGCAGATTCAGGATGTCGGCGTGGACGAGGATCTGTCCATACTCGCCGTTGTTGGCGATCGCATGGCTGGTACCCCTGGCGTGTCGGCAAAGGTATTCACCGCGCTGGGCAGTGCTGCCGTCAACGTGCGCGCGATCGCGCAAGGGGCCTCGGAGCGCAATATTTCGGTCGTGATCGACGGTCGGGCCGGCACGCGCGCGCTGCGGGCGGTGCATTCGGGTTTCTACCTGTCGGCGCACACGTTGTCGATTGGTTTCATCGGGCCGGGTACGGTCGGTCGCGTGCTTCTCGAGCAGATGCGTTCGCAACAACAAAGGCTGCGCGATAATGCGCATCTGGATCTGCGGGTGAGAGCGCTGGCAGGGTCCCGGCGCATGTTGCTAGACGAGCGCCGTATCGATCTCGATTCGTGGCGGGACCAGTACACCGGATCGTCGCTTGCGATGGATTTCGATACGTTCACGAGCCACGTTCATGTCGATCACTTGCCGCATGCTGCAATCATCGACTGCAGTGCGAGTAGCGAGGTCGCCGGCCAATACGAGCGCTGGCTCGCCGCGGGTATCCACGTCATCACGCCGAACAAGAAAGCGAACAGCGCACCGTATGACTACTACCAGCGACTGCAGGCATCAAGGCGCGCGAGCGGTGCCCATTATCTTTATGAAGCAACAGTAGGCGCCGGTTTGCCGATCATGCAGACGCTGCGGGACCTGCGTGAGACCGGCGATGAAGTGCGCAGCATCGAGGGAATATTCTCGGGAACGCTCGCGTACCTTTTCAATGTCTATGATGGCGCCAAGGCATTCTCCAGCATCGTGGTCGAGGCGAAGAACCGCGGTTTCACCGAGCCGGATCCGCGTGATGACCTCTCCGGGACCGACGTGGCGCGCAAGCTCATCATTCTCGGCCGCGAGATGGGACTGCGACTCGAGCTCGCCGATGTCACGGTCGAGTCGCTGGTACCGACCGAACTGCGCGACGTGCCGGTCGATGAATTCCTGGCGCATCTTCCGCAACACGACGAGGCCATGCGCCAACGCTACGCGGCGGCTCGGGCCAAGGGTCGGGTATTGCGTTATGTCGGGCGTCTCGATGCGTCGGGACAGGCGAGCGTCGGTCTGGTCGAAGTGCCGGCCGGCCATGCGCTCGCCAACATTGCATTGACAGATAACATCGTGCGATTTGCAACGGCGCGATATTGTGACAATCCATTGATCGTGCAAGGGCCAGGTGCGGGTCCCGAAGTCACGGCCGGCGGCGTATTCGCCGATTTGCTGCGCCTGTCCGCCTATCTTGGTGCGCGACTTTGA
- a CDS encoding XdhC family protein: protein MDSSFSRLLPFFDAARLAGQDLVLATAVATSGSTYRKAGAQILISGDGRYSGMLSGGCLEHDLALHARRVLDSGRGELVTYELGGPGDELWGMGLGCEGGMRILLSPLHAAGGWQPLAELARCWQDRQGMTACYIVASASPALPIGRIITSLTDVPIAFRDLVGPWLEHTSDIALYRKTGDSALEAFTMPLALPARVLLLGAGFDAEPVVEFAQRVGFGVSVFDHRPALVQRARFPAAETMRHGEPAAAADMIAALKPRAAIVMSHHLASDRIYLQSLARSDVPFIGLLGPPGRRQRLLESLQPSDRARLGARLHAPVGLDLGGRTPETIALAIVAELVATITHWEAT, encoded by the coding sequence ATGGACAGCTCCTTTTCCCGACTCCTGCCGTTTTTCGACGCCGCACGTCTGGCTGGTCAGGATCTGGTGCTCGCAACCGCCGTTGCGACCAGCGGCTCGACCTACCGCAAGGCAGGCGCCCAGATTCTCATTTCAGGAGACGGCCGTTACAGCGGCATGCTCTCCGGCGGTTGCCTCGAGCACGACCTCGCACTGCATGCCCGACGTGTACTCGACAGCGGCCGGGGTGAACTCGTGACCTACGAGCTCGGGGGGCCGGGCGATGAGCTTTGGGGTATGGGCCTTGGCTGCGAAGGCGGCATGCGCATTCTCCTGTCGCCACTTCACGCTGCCGGCGGCTGGCAGCCGCTGGCAGAGCTTGCTCGGTGCTGGCAGGACCGCCAGGGAATGACCGCGTGCTATATCGTTGCCTCCGCTTCGCCGGCGCTGCCGATCGGCCGAATCATTACATCGCTTACCGATGTGCCCATCGCCTTCAGGGACCTGGTCGGGCCATGGCTCGAGCATACTTCGGACATCGCCCTGTATCGAAAGACGGGTGATTCGGCCCTGGAGGCATTCACAATGCCGCTGGCATTGCCCGCGCGAGTGTTGCTGCTGGGCGCCGGCTTCGATGCAGAACCGGTCGTCGAATTCGCTCAGCGTGTTGGTTTCGGCGTCAGCGTTTTCGACCATCGCCCTGCCCTGGTACAACGCGCGCGATTCCCCGCCGCTGAGACCATGCGGCACGGGGAGCCCGCGGCCGCCGCCGACATGATCGCCGCCTTGAAGCCACGTGCAGCGATCGTCATGAGCCATCATCTCGCGAGCGACCGAATCTATCTGCAGTCCCTGGCGCGTAGCGACGTGCCATTCATCGGCCTGCTCGGGCCGCCGGGGCGTCGCCAAAGACTGCTCGAGAGCCTGCAGCCGAGCGACCGAGCGAGACTCGGGGCACGACTGCATGCCCCGGTCGGCCTCGATCTCGGTGGCCGCACACCTGAGACCATCGCATTGGCAATCGTCGCGGAACTCGTCGCAACTATTACCCATTGGGAAGCAACATGA
- a CDS encoding amidase — protein MKTMDPLDQYLAGEISSVKLIEDCLEVIARRNDDLGALTHVDADRALDAARMADMRRARNQSLGVLDGVPMSVKANIAVADWPHTAGMRTRYSARAERDAYVIARARDAGLIPLCQSNMDEAALGADGVNPWFLTTDNPRLAGYCAGGSSAGAAAALASGMCHVAIGTDTIGSVRIPAAFCSVAALKPTFGLVSTANVVPVHLRFDHVGPMTREVRHLSAVTAAIAGFDRSWPWSFPVNQTEMLRNTRPRLGVATGLDQLMTSGPVSTSFAAVVDRLRSRDCELLPFDLAPFDLPGLRRAILTLCERSMWREHGTAIGNQPQEYSDRLRAFIRAGGQLSDDELTRCEEKIARFHGAWLERFQHLDALLLPAVATATYPRGARPPQNTADLTAPASATGQPALVVPMPRAAGSPPAGLQIIGPMGSDFALPRLLDGLGLADPLSDIPRPH, from the coding sequence ATGAAAACCATGGATCCACTCGATCAGTATCTTGCCGGTGAGATTTCATCCGTAAAGCTCATCGAAGATTGCCTGGAGGTGATTGCGCGTCGCAATGATGATTTGGGCGCATTGACCCACGTGGATGCAGATCGTGCGCTGGATGCGGCCCGCATGGCCGACATGCGCCGCGCACGCAACCAGAGCCTCGGTGTCCTGGATGGAGTGCCCATGTCCGTCAAGGCGAACATCGCCGTGGCCGACTGGCCGCATACTGCGGGCATGCGTACGCGCTACAGCGCTCGCGCCGAGCGCGACGCGTATGTCATCGCTCGTGCTCGCGACGCCGGGCTCATTCCGTTGTGCCAATCGAACATGGATGAGGCAGCACTCGGCGCCGATGGTGTAAACCCCTGGTTCCTCACGACCGATAATCCGCGTCTGGCAGGATACTGTGCCGGCGGCTCGAGCGCGGGCGCGGCCGCGGCCCTCGCCTCGGGCATGTGCCATGTCGCGATCGGCACGGATACGATTGGTTCGGTACGAATACCCGCCGCGTTTTGCTCCGTTGCGGCGCTGAAACCAACCTTTGGTCTGGTCAGCACCGCGAATGTCGTCCCAGTGCACCTGCGCTTCGACCATGTCGGGCCGATGACCCGCGAGGTCAGGCACCTGTCGGCGGTGACGGCTGCCATCGCCGGTTTCGATCGCAGCTGGCCCTGGTCATTTCCGGTGAATCAGACCGAAATGCTGCGTAACACACGCCCGCGCCTTGGCGTCGCGACCGGCCTCGATCAGCTCATGACCAGCGGTCCGGTCAGCACGAGTTTCGCCGCCGTGGTCGACAGGTTGCGAAGCCGCGACTGCGAACTATTGCCGTTCGATCTCGCGCCGTTCGATCTGCCCGGCCTGCGCCGAGCGATCCTCACTCTCTGCGAACGATCCATGTGGCGCGAACACGGCACTGCGATCGGCAACCAGCCTCAGGAGTATTCGGATCGTCTGCGTGCATTCATTCGGGCCGGAGGCCAACTGAGCGACGACGAGCTAACCCGCTGTGAGGAGAAAATAGCCCGATTCCACGGCGCGTGGCTGGAGAGGTTTCAGCACCTCGACGCCCTGCTGCTGCCGGCGGTTGCAACAGCCACCTATCCTCGTGGCGCAAGGCCGCCGCAGAATACGGCCGACCTGACCGCACCGGCCAGCGCGACCGGCCAACCCGCCCTGGTTGTTCCGATGCCCAGGGCAGCCGGCTCGCCGCCCGCAGGCCTGCAGATCATCGGTCCAATGGGCAGTGACTTTGCCCTGCCGCGGCTCCTGGATGGCCTCGGGCTCGCGGACCCGCTCAGTGATATTCCTCGCCCCCACTGA
- a CDS encoding SDR family NAD(P)-dependent oxidoreductase, with protein MALYTDLSGKVAIVTGAAREKGIGAAMARRLAAEGAKVVLSDLGAAHGAEMPASAVGSRDDIDRAIASIVGAGGDAVGVVCNVLDETSVAQLIAAAVDTYGRLDIMVNNAGIGYLMRPLLEVSQSDWDAVLGVNLRGTFFGIKHAARQMIAQGGGGRIINIASQASKSGFPFAAAYVASKHGVVGLTRSAAIELGPHQITVNAICPNHITTGLGAWQNSYFSEATGRTEEQYLADMRARIPLRRPGLQDDIAKACAFLASGEAAYITGEAMNVSGGEEYH; from the coding sequence ATGGCACTATATACGGATCTTTCGGGCAAGGTTGCCATCGTAACCGGTGCGGCACGTGAAAAAGGCATCGGCGCCGCAATGGCGCGGCGCCTGGCAGCGGAAGGCGCCAAGGTCGTGCTGAGCGACCTGGGAGCTGCTCATGGCGCCGAGATGCCCGCATCGGCCGTGGGCAGTCGCGACGATATCGACCGCGCGATTGCCTCGATCGTCGGCGCCGGCGGCGACGCCGTTGGCGTTGTCTGCAATGTCCTTGATGAGACTAGCGTTGCGCAGCTGATTGCAGCCGCAGTGGATACGTACGGCCGGCTCGACATCATGGTCAACAATGCCGGCATCGGTTATCTCATGCGGCCCTTGCTCGAGGTTTCGCAGAGCGATTGGGATGCAGTCCTTGGCGTCAACCTGCGCGGTACCTTCTTTGGCATCAAGCATGCGGCGCGGCAGATGATTGCCCAGGGCGGTGGCGGTCGGATCATCAACATCGCCAGTCAGGCGTCGAAGTCGGGATTCCCTTTCGCAGCCGCCTATGTTGCATCGAAGCACGGTGTCGTGGGCCTCACGCGCAGCGCTGCCATCGAGCTCGGGCCGCACCAGATCACCGTGAATGCGATTTGCCCGAACCACATCACGACCGGGCTTGGTGCCTGGCAGAACAGTTACTTCAGCGAGGCGACAGGCCGAACGGAAGAGCAATACCTGGCCGACATGCGCGCGCGGATACCACTGCGGCGGCCTGGTCTTCAGGACGATATCGCCAAGGCCTGCGCGTTCCTGGCATCTGGCGAAGCCGCCTATATCACCGGCGAGGCCATGAATGTCAGTGGGGGCGAGGAATATCACTGA
- a CDS encoding enoyl-CoA hydratase-related protein: MANVLVEIAPPLCRVRLNRPKKRNAMDTAMWLELEEIATQIGGNTSVRTVVVCGSGDDAFSAGADIGEMADAIHDPKRLLALARSVQQATEAWAQIPQPTIAMIHGACSGGGCGLAVACDLRLAAMNATFAIPPSRLGLVYSLVDTRRLIDLVGSARTREMLLTGRRYDAATALTIGLVHEVVAARQLERTVDSLACRIAEAAPQAIRGMKRIINLIGAGQRLESPETTSLYEQSFLSAEFQEGVAAFVGKRKAAF; this comes from the coding sequence ATGGCGAATGTCCTCGTTGAAATCGCGCCGCCCCTGTGCCGGGTCCGGCTCAACCGTCCGAAAAAGCGCAATGCCATGGACACGGCGATGTGGCTCGAGCTCGAGGAAATTGCGACGCAAATCGGTGGCAACACGAGCGTTCGCACCGTCGTGGTCTGCGGCAGCGGCGACGACGCCTTTTCCGCCGGAGCCGACATTGGCGAAATGGCGGACGCGATCCATGATCCGAAACGACTCCTCGCTCTTGCGCGCAGCGTGCAGCAGGCAACCGAAGCATGGGCCCAGATTCCCCAGCCGACGATCGCGATGATCCACGGTGCCTGCAGCGGCGGCGGCTGCGGCCTGGCGGTCGCCTGCGACCTCAGGCTTGCGGCCATGAATGCAACATTTGCGATTCCGCCATCGCGGCTCGGGCTCGTGTACAGCCTGGTCGACACCCGCCGACTCATCGATCTGGTCGGCAGCGCGCGGACACGCGAGATGCTCTTGACCGGCCGGCGTTACGATGCGGCAACCGCCCTGACGATCGGGCTGGTGCACGAAGTTGTCGCGGCTCGGCAGCTCGAACGCACGGTAGATTCACTTGCATGCAGAATTGCGGAAGCCGCGCCGCAGGCCATACGAGGAATGAAGCGCATCATCAATCTGATCGGCGCCGGGCAAAGGCTGGAATCGCCTGAAACCACGAGTCTCTACGAGCAAAGCTTTCTCAGTGCGGAATTCCAGGAGGGCGTGGCCGCGTTCGTCGGCAAGAGAAAGGCGGCATTTTGA